The DNA sequence GGGCGTGGCCTTGCCAAGGGCCGAGTGTGGCCGCTCGCAATCGTAGAAGTGCATCCAGTCGTCGATGATGCGCTAGGCAGCGAAGCCGTCGGCAATGTCCTGAAGGTAGACCGCTTCATATTTGAGCGACCGTCAGAGACGTTCGATGAAGATGTTGTCCATGTGACCTGAGCCCCGATTGGTCCCTCATTTGAATTGAGAGTCTGTCATTACGGAGACAGACAATGCGCAAGAGCAAATTCAGTGAAGAACAGATCATCGCGATCCTGGCCGAACAGGAGCTTGGGATGTCGACGGCAGATGTTTGTCGGCGGCACGGTGTGAGTTCGGCGACTTTCTACAAGTGGAAAGCCAAGTTTGGCGGCATGGACGTCTCCGATGCTCGGCGGCTCAAGACGCTAGAGCAGGAGAATGCCCGGCTGAAGCGGCTTCTGGCGGAGGCTGAACTCGACAAGGCGGTTCTGAAA is a window from the Henriciella litoralis genome containing:
- a CDS encoding transposase; the encoded protein is MHFYDCERPHSALGKATPDEAYGEEIAFRKAA